From the genome of Pedobacter sp. MC2016-14, one region includes:
- a CDS encoding type I restriction endonuclease subunit R: MHNFISEDQIEKAIIEVFVNNLGYRHINCHHTDITGRTDEKDVVIKPLLRAKLTELNPQLPPSVVDQAFEELCRTRFDQSELSANRELYGLIKNGVPLEIENKEGKKEPVTVRVISFDEQNVDKNDYLVVSQLWVQGPYIRRRPDLIVYINGLPIIFIELKNSNIALRNAYDDNLINYRKDIPLLFHYNAICMISNGLETKVGSFNAGFEHFFNWLRPENEKEFPDKQRIQQYGVSLDYAVLGLCEKNRLLDYLEHFIMYYNDQVKIAAKNHQFLGVNNAVDHFSLRLQHDAAGTDSANKGKLGVFWHTQGSGKSFSMIFFTQKVFRKFTGNFTFLIVTDRDDLDSQIYRNFLGAGAFTKNVKCRPKNSEDLREMLGTNTRYIFTLIQKFRYPKGQVYPVLSTRNDIVVIVDEAHRTQYKDLAENMRTGLPNAQYIAFTGTPLLGSKQLTQDWFGKTISEYNFKQSIEDEATVPLFYHKRVPEVLLQNDDIDEDLAEIVSDENLTDEQQVKLEQEFSREMEVIKRDDRLETIARDIVYHFPRRGYLGKGMVITIDKFTAVRMYDKVKRLWEEEKRKLQRQINETKNLEEKEDSKRILDWMRKTDMAVVVSEEAGEEEKFLKQGLHIKSHRERMVTPDENGQELEDKFKEPKDPLQLVFVCSMWLTGFDAPTVSTLYLDKPMKDHTLMQTIARANRVTDHLIFNKPKKNGLIVDYYNVFRNLKKAFASYGGGKIDATDASTEELPVREKDQLYVLLRDAISQCEQWCKERGIDLHKIETSDILFSKLSLFDEYTDIILSNEEDKKQFVVYDNTIDALYEACKPEILGRRKEFPLAVIIHYLRSVMDGRADRGNLDSAKRRISQLLDESIIAQDEPINADTANILEDSPYYIKAWKQIDLSKLNIEKLREEYQQAPYKHIEIADLRSFIADKLQQMIGRNTTRISFAQKLQEIIDRYNSGNSSNENYFDDLMDFVQQMKEEEMRAAREGMTDAELELFDLLKKDNLTKEEEQRVKLAAKNLLHKLKEEKPTVLITDWYKDNQTRFQVLGAIKRVLNDTLPDSYDRAIYSTKCDVVFDHFLTMAQRGIAS; encoded by the coding sequence ATGCATAACTTCATTTCGGAAGATCAGATAGAAAAAGCAATTATCGAGGTATTTGTCAATAACCTCGGATATCGCCATATTAACTGTCATCATACGGACATAACTGGTCGTACGGATGAAAAAGATGTTGTTATAAAACCGTTACTGCGGGCAAAACTGACCGAGTTAAACCCCCAATTGCCTCCGTCAGTAGTAGACCAGGCCTTTGAAGAGCTGTGCCGTACGCGTTTTGATCAGTCCGAATTGTCCGCTAACAGAGAACTTTATGGGTTAATTAAAAATGGGGTTCCTTTAGAAATAGAGAATAAAGAAGGAAAGAAAGAACCTGTAACAGTCAGAGTCATTTCTTTTGACGAACAAAATGTAGATAAAAATGATTACCTGGTCGTGTCTCAGCTCTGGGTACAAGGACCTTATATCCGCCGCAGGCCTGACTTAATAGTATATATTAATGGGCTTCCGATTATATTCATTGAGCTCAAGAACAGTAATATTGCCTTACGCAATGCCTATGATGATAACCTGATTAATTATCGTAAAGATATACCATTGCTTTTTCATTACAATGCAATTTGTATGATCAGCAATGGTCTGGAAACCAAAGTGGGGAGTTTCAATGCAGGATTTGAGCATTTCTTTAACTGGCTGCGTCCGGAGAACGAAAAGGAATTTCCAGATAAGCAACGTATCCAACAATATGGTGTCAGTCTCGATTACGCAGTATTAGGATTATGTGAAAAAAATCGTTTATTGGATTATCTGGAGCATTTCATCATGTATTACAATGACCAAGTAAAAATTGCGGCAAAAAACCATCAGTTTTTAGGAGTGAACAATGCAGTTGACCACTTCTCTCTCCGGTTACAACACGATGCGGCAGGAACGGATAGTGCAAATAAAGGAAAACTCGGGGTCTTTTGGCACACGCAGGGAAGCGGTAAGAGTTTCAGTATGATCTTCTTTACCCAAAAGGTATTTCGCAAGTTCACGGGTAATTTTACTTTTCTTATCGTAACAGATCGCGATGATCTGGACAGTCAGATATATAGGAATTTTTTAGGAGCAGGTGCCTTTACAAAAAATGTAAAATGCAGACCGAAAAACAGTGAAGACCTGAGGGAAATGTTAGGCACCAATACCCGTTATATTTTTACTCTCATTCAAAAATTCAGGTATCCCAAAGGCCAGGTTTATCCTGTATTGTCAACCAGAAACGATATTGTCGTGATTGTTGATGAAGCTCACCGTACGCAATATAAAGATCTGGCGGAGAATATGCGTACGGGATTACCCAATGCTCAATATATTGCCTTCACAGGAACGCCACTTTTGGGCAGTAAACAATTGACTCAGGATTGGTTTGGTAAAACCATCTCAGAATATAATTTCAAGCAAAGTATCGAAGATGAAGCGACTGTCCCGCTATTTTATCATAAACGGGTACCTGAAGTATTGCTACAAAATGATGATATCGACGAAGATTTGGCAGAAATTGTAAGCGATGAAAACCTTACCGATGAACAGCAGGTAAAGCTGGAACAGGAGTTTTCCCGTGAGATGGAGGTCATCAAACGTGATGATCGATTGGAAACCATCGCCCGGGATATCGTATACCATTTCCCCAGACGGGGCTATTTGGGAAAAGGTATGGTCATCACCATTGATAAATTTACCGCAGTCAGGATGTATGATAAGGTAAAACGGCTCTGGGAGGAAGAAAAACGAAAATTACAAAGACAAATCAATGAAACAAAAAACCTGGAAGAAAAAGAAGATAGCAAGCGTATATTAGATTGGATGCGCAAAACCGATATGGCTGTGGTGGTTAGTGAAGAAGCCGGAGAAGAAGAGAAGTTTCTCAAACAGGGGCTCCACATCAAATCGCACAGGGAACGTATGGTGACACCCGATGAAAACGGTCAGGAATTGGAGGATAAATTTAAGGAACCTAAAGATCCACTCCAACTGGTATTCGTATGCAGTATGTGGCTAACGGGTTTTGATGCCCCGACGGTCTCGACTCTTTATCTGGACAAACCGATGAAAGACCATACCTTGATGCAGACCATTGCCCGGGCCAACAGGGTTACCGATCATCTGATTTTTAATAAACCCAAAAAGAATGGGTTGATTGTAGATTATTACAATGTATTCAGAAACCTGAAAAAAGCCTTTGCTTCGTATGGAGGAGGAAAAATAGACGCCACCGATGCAAGTACGGAAGAGCTTCCGGTAAGGGAAAAAGATCAATTGTACGTATTACTGCGTGATGCTATCAGCCAATGTGAGCAATGGTGTAAGGAACGAGGTATAGATCTCCATAAAATTGAAACATCCGATATCTTATTTAGTAAACTGAGCTTGTTTGATGAATATACCGATATTATTTTATCAAATGAAGAAGATAAAAAGCAGTTTGTAGTCTACGACAATACCATCGATGCATTATATGAAGCCTGCAAACCTGAAATATTAGGCAGACGTAAAGAGTTTCCTCTGGCAGTAATTATTCATTACCTAAGATCGGTTATGGACGGACGTGCCGACAGGGGGAATCTTGATAGCGCCAAACGAAGAATAAGTCAATTATTAGACGAAAGTATTATTGCTCAGGATGAGCCTATTAATGCCGATACGGCTAATATACTGGAAGATTCCCCTTATTATATTAAAGCCTGGAAGCAAATAGATTTAAGCAAACTGAATATAGAAAAATTAAGAGAAGAGTACCAGCAAGCCCCTTATAAACATATTGAAATTGCAGATTTAAGGTCGTTTATTGCCGACAAATTACAGCAAATGATAGGAAGAAATACGACCCGCATCAGCTTTGCTCAAAAACTGCAGGAAATCATTGACCGTTACAATTCAGGTAATTCCAGTAATGAAAACTACTTTGACGATTTAATGGACTTCGTTCAGCAAATGAAAGAGGAAGAAATGCGAGCAGCAAGAGAAGGAATGACAGATGCGGAACTTGAATTGTTCGATCTTCTGAAAAAAGACAATCTGACTAAAGAGGAGGAACAAAGAGTAAAGTTAGCCGCAAAAAATTTATTACATAAATTAAAAGAAGAAAAACCAACAGTTTTGATTACTGATTGGTATAAAGACAATCAAACCCGCTTTCAGGTGCTTGGAGCAATTAAACGTGTGCTAAATGATACATTGCCAGATAGCTATGACCGCGCTATTTACAGTACGAAATGCGATGTTGTTTTTGATCATTTTTTAACAATGGCCCAGCGAGGGATTGCTTCTTAA
- a CDS encoding DUF262 domain-containing protein, whose amino-acid sequence MDYKTTIGDIFSPRRNHFAVPNYQRAYSWDVGSEEDKQVPQFLKDLQEHPANVAQYHLGHLLFEQDNINTHKYWIIDGQQRMTTAIIFLSCIYKKLKRIPEYNKEAENLYNEYLQNTDEQQKFETVAYDNNFFFNLIVENREDKIDTRSRRRIKEAYDYLGKKIQKAEIRDVLHWKSLIENAKITTDKVEGKAEATQIFTFQNDRGKDLTNLEKLKAFLMLQIFLACKHTDIKPDQAIGFVEKEFEAIYKAVEKNEIADEDQVLNYHTTAFLPQANTAIEQVKNALSKVPIGEQSKWIRTFVVDLKRSFEYVITIQEKRNTYSSIADVLFLDQPNSFPLLIKLYHFHENSDELESVIRLMEIILFRLKYTSGNYYTNYLPQIAYGYTGHNLSQLKGQLLYHARFGFKNYWNFERDFHAYLDGDHHYFGLTRYLLWKYENNLRDGIREHYMLFPEFNNLYGKTKLENTLDHWAPQNPCDKEYEEEFREKYLHNIGNMVLATRGRNASDSNASPEERLTISTLISRQQMESQKTNWGKAQIKTRQQEIVGFAKDYWNPENYTD is encoded by the coding sequence ATGGATTATAAAACTACAATAGGAGATATTTTCAGCCCAAGGAGAAATCATTTTGCTGTACCGAATTATCAGCGGGCATATTCATGGGATGTCGGATCAGAGGAAGACAAACAAGTCCCGCAGTTTTTAAAGGATCTGCAGGAGCATCCCGCTAATGTGGCGCAGTATCATTTGGGTCATCTCCTTTTCGAACAAGATAATATCAATACCCATAAATATTGGATTATCGATGGGCAGCAAAGAATGACTACAGCTATTATTTTCTTAAGCTGTATCTATAAAAAATTAAAAAGAATACCTGAATATAATAAGGAAGCAGAGAATTTATATAATGAATACCTGCAAAATACGGACGAACAGCAAAAATTTGAGACGGTAGCATACGATAACAATTTTTTCTTTAACCTGATTGTAGAAAACCGGGAAGATAAAATTGACACCCGATCAAGACGACGCATTAAAGAAGCTTATGATTATCTGGGTAAAAAAATTCAAAAGGCAGAAATTAGGGATGTGTTGCATTGGAAATCACTTATAGAAAATGCGAAGATCACCACAGATAAGGTGGAAGGTAAAGCAGAGGCAACGCAGATATTCACTTTTCAGAATGACCGGGGGAAAGACCTGACCAATCTCGAAAAGTTAAAAGCATTTTTAATGCTTCAGATTTTTCTTGCCTGTAAACATACGGACATAAAACCTGATCAAGCCATTGGTTTTGTTGAAAAGGAGTTTGAAGCCATTTACAAAGCAGTCGAAAAAAATGAAATCGCGGATGAAGATCAGGTGCTTAACTACCATACGACCGCTTTTTTACCACAGGCAAATACAGCTATAGAACAGGTGAAAAATGCGTTATCTAAAGTACCTATTGGAGAGCAATCTAAATGGATTAGAACATTTGTAGTAGACTTGAAGCGCTCTTTTGAATATGTAATTACTATACAAGAAAAGCGAAATACATACAGCTCTATTGCGGATGTACTATTTCTTGATCAGCCCAATAGCTTTCCATTACTTATCAAGCTGTACCATTTTCACGAAAATTCCGACGAACTGGAATCTGTAATAAGATTAATGGAAATAATACTTTTCAGACTCAAATATACTTCAGGAAACTATTATACAAATTATCTTCCTCAGATTGCGTATGGATATACAGGACATAACCTTTCTCAACTAAAGGGACAATTACTCTATCATGCAAGGTTTGGTTTTAAAAACTACTGGAACTTTGAGCGGGATTTTCATGCCTACCTGGATGGTGATCATCACTATTTCGGGCTGACCAGATATCTTTTATGGAAATATGAAAATAACCTGCGGGATGGTATAAGAGAACACTATATGCTGTTTCCTGAATTCAATAATTTGTACGGAAAAACCAAACTGGAAAATACACTCGATCATTGGGCGCCACAAAACCCCTGTGATAAGGAATATGAAGAAGAGTTTCGTGAAAAATATCTGCATAACATTGGAAATATGGTATTGGCTACGAGAGGTAGAAATGCCAGTGACAGCAATGCATCTCCAGAAGAAAGATTAACTATTTCCACACTCATCTCCCGCCAACAAATGGAATCACAGAAGACAAATTGGGGAAAAGCGCAAATAAAAACACGTCAGCAAGAAATCGTTGGATTCGCGAAGGATTATTGGAATCCGGAAAACTATACAGACTAA
- a CDS encoding restriction endonuclease subunit S: protein MIIFYEKYFNECIKLNRGFDLPNNKIKEGKYPIVASTNIKAYHEIFKIKGPGVVTGRSGSLGIVQYIADDFWPLNTSLYVKDFKGNNPKYIYYLLQTMNLENFNSGAGVPTLNQNHLHSQKIKIPNLSLQQRIASILSGYDNFIALNNQRIKLLNEITQELYNEWFVRMRFPNYKNTKFAKGIPEDVGEIKYFKDFVKLNRGFDLPEDKIQQGTYPVIASTSIKAYHNEFKVKAPIITTGRSGSLGKVLYVNSNGWPLNTSLYVKDFKGNEPLYVFYTLKQLDLESFNSGAGVPSLNQNHLHKIKLWVADIKLQEKFKKLVEPIFQQIEILEQQKDELQKIRDRLLPRLISGKLKVKPHNEFNKTESTESHQVNDTIERSTEDTKVKSNPFFQRRVLAAHIIDHLKDEPTFGHVKLMKLMYLCEHLVEIETASHYHRDAAGPYDNRMIRSIDSQLKKAQWFECKKTDNKYQYTTLPKKEEYKNWFTKYYIDKEAGIENLLLLFGKEKTEKAEMVATLYEAWRDLKAKKQLPTDQAIIYEVLNNWHESKQRISEERWFKCLQWMKEKNWIT from the coding sequence ATGATCATTTTCTACGAAAAATATTTTAATGAATGCATAAAACTCAACAGAGGGTTTGATTTGCCGAATAATAAAATCAAGGAAGGCAAATATCCTATCGTTGCTAGTACAAATATTAAAGCTTACCACGAAATATTTAAAATAAAAGGCCCTGGTGTGGTTACTGGTCGCTCTGGGAGCTTAGGCATTGTTCAATATATTGCAGATGATTTTTGGCCTCTCAATACTAGTCTTTATGTAAAAGACTTTAAAGGTAATAACCCAAAGTATATATATTACCTTCTTCAAACTATGAATCTTGAAAATTTCAATTCAGGTGCAGGTGTGCCTACATTAAATCAAAATCATCTACATAGTCAAAAAATAAAAATACCTAACCTTTCTCTGCAACAACGAATTGCCTCAATACTATCTGGCTATGATAACTTTATAGCATTGAATAATCAACGTATAAAGTTACTAAATGAAATAACCCAAGAACTCTACAATGAATGGTTTGTACGAATGCGTTTTCCCAATTATAAAAATACAAAATTCGCAAAAGGTATTCCGGAAGATGTTGGGGAAATCAAATATTTCAAAGATTTTGTAAAACTAAATCGTGGGTTTGATTTACCAGAAGATAAAATTCAGCAAGGTACATATCCTGTAATTGCTTCTACTAGTATCAAAGCTTATCATAACGAGTTTAAAGTCAAAGCTCCTATTATAACGACAGGTCGATCGGGGAGCTTAGGTAAGGTTCTGTATGTAAATAGTAATGGCTGGCCATTAAATACATCATTGTATGTTAAAGATTTCAAAGGCAACGAACCTTTATATGTTTTTTATACACTCAAACAACTAGATCTTGAATCTTTTAACTCTGGTGCTGGTGTACCATCATTAAATCAAAACCACCTTCATAAAATTAAATTATGGGTAGCTGATATTAAGCTTCAGGAAAAATTTAAAAAATTAGTTGAACCTATATTTCAACAGATTGAAATTCTTGAACAGCAAAAAGATGAACTTCAAAAAATCAGAGACCGCCTTTTACCCAGATTGATCAGTGGCAAACTGAAGGTAAAACCACATAATGAGTTTAACAAAACTGAAAGCACCGAATCACATCAAGTAAATGATACGATAGAAAGATCAACGGAAGATACAAAAGTAAAAAGCAATCCTTTCTTTCAGCGCAGGGTATTGGCAGCCCATATTATCGACCATCTGAAAGATGAGCCGACATTCGGTCATGTAAAATTAATGAAGCTAATGTATTTGTGTGAGCACTTAGTGGAGATAGAAACAGCAAGTCATTACCATAGAGATGCGGCAGGTCCTTATGACAACCGTATGATCCGATCCATTGACAGCCAACTCAAAAAAGCGCAATGGTTTGAATGTAAGAAAACAGACAACAAATACCAATATACTACACTGCCTAAGAAAGAGGAGTATAAAAACTGGTTCACTAAGTATTATATTGATAAGGAAGCAGGCATAGAAAACTTATTGCTTTTATTTGGTAAAGAAAAAACCGAAAAAGCAGAAATGGTGGCCACGCTATATGAGGCTTGGCGTGACTTGAAAGCCAAAAAACAACTGCCCACTGATCAGGCTATTATCTATGAGGTCCTGAATAACTGGCATGAAAGCAAACAACGCATATCTGAAGAACGCTGGTTTAAATGCCTGCAATGGATGAAAGAGAAAAATTGGATCACCTAA
- a CDS encoding class I SAM-dependent DNA methyltransferase, which translates to MTVEQLKALEDRLWEAADKLRVDSGLKASEYATPILGLIFLRFASIRYNKVKPLITAELEAQKNSRMQREPHEIAIEKCGFYLPPEAEYDYLLTLPEKENIAKAIKVAMEKIELYKPELQDSLPKDEYFKLIKPDDNSLPKTLLKIFADIPEDVTGDVFGKVYEYFLSEFALAEGQGGGEFFTPTSVVKLMVEIIEPYKGTIFDPACGSAGMFVQSSQFIDRRREELHDTDTKDLMVYGAERTPETVKLARMNLAVNGLRGEIKPANSYYEDPYDSYGRFDYVMANPPFNVDDVNLDRVKGQKRFNEYGIPQNKTKKTGKKKDDPNTVPNGNYLWINLFATSLKPQGRAALVMANSASDARNSEADIRKNLIKSGVIDCMLTLPKNMFYTVTLPATLWFFDKRKEDSEPKVLFIDARNIFRQVTRALREFTEEQIQNIATIMRLYRGETHRLEELITQYQNKAKDYKKQAAKQASRVEQIEQAEPENAKEIKRWEKQLEEARNRHKMLLDKEQYYYNQIQWLQERFPNGIYEDVTGLCKAATLAEIEEQDWSLNTGRYVGIIIEEDGLTEEEFKSEMKSRLRCLNDLNSTSHKLESAINNDLNDLMT; encoded by the coding sequence ATGACTGTGGAACAACTAAAAGCATTGGAAGATCGTCTATGGGAAGCTGCGGATAAACTCAGAGTAGATAGCGGGCTCAAAGCAAGCGAGTATGCTACGCCTATTTTGGGTTTGATTTTCTTACGATTTGCATCTATAAGATATAACAAAGTAAAACCGCTGATTACTGCTGAGCTTGAAGCCCAGAAAAATAGCAGAATGCAGCGGGAACCACATGAAATAGCGATTGAGAAATGTGGATTCTATCTACCACCGGAAGCAGAATACGATTACTTATTAACGCTTCCTGAAAAGGAAAATATTGCCAAGGCTATTAAGGTAGCCATGGAAAAAATTGAACTATACAAACCTGAATTACAAGATAGTCTACCAAAAGATGAATATTTTAAACTCATCAAACCGGATGACAATAGTTTGCCTAAAACACTATTAAAAATATTTGCAGACATTCCGGAGGATGTAACCGGTGATGTCTTCGGGAAGGTGTATGAATATTTTCTTAGCGAATTTGCATTGGCAGAAGGACAAGGTGGTGGAGAATTCTTCACGCCTACCAGTGTCGTAAAGCTGATGGTGGAAATAATCGAACCGTATAAAGGTACCATATTTGATCCTGCGTGTGGCAGTGCCGGTATGTTCGTACAAAGTTCACAGTTTATAGACCGCAGAAGAGAAGAATTGCATGATACGGACACGAAAGACCTGATGGTATACGGCGCAGAGCGTACACCGGAAACGGTAAAATTAGCCCGGATGAACCTTGCAGTAAATGGCCTTAGAGGCGAGATAAAACCTGCCAATAGCTATTATGAAGATCCCTATGACAGCTATGGTCGTTTTGATTATGTGATGGCAAATCCTCCCTTTAATGTAGATGATGTCAACCTGGACAGGGTAAAAGGACAAAAGCGATTTAATGAATACGGAATACCGCAAAATAAAACTAAAAAGACAGGCAAAAAGAAGGATGATCCCAATACAGTACCTAACGGAAATTATTTATGGATCAACCTGTTTGCCACTTCCCTGAAACCACAGGGGCGTGCAGCACTGGTTATGGCTAACTCTGCCAGTGATGCTCGTAATAGCGAAGCGGACATTCGTAAAAATCTGATTAAAAGTGGAGTGATCGATTGTATGCTCACACTGCCCAAAAACATGTTCTATACCGTTACCTTACCGGCGACACTTTGGTTCTTTGATAAGCGTAAAGAAGATAGCGAACCTAAAGTTTTATTTATTGATGCCCGTAATATCTTCCGTCAGGTAACCCGTGCATTAAGAGAGTTTACAGAAGAGCAGATACAGAACATTGCTACGATTATGCGGCTCTATCGTGGTGAAACTCATCGTTTGGAAGAACTTATAACACAATATCAAAACAAAGCAAAAGATTATAAAAAACAAGCAGCAAAACAGGCTTCAAGAGTAGAGCAAATAGAACAAGCTGAACCTGAAAATGCCAAAGAAATAAAACGCTGGGAAAAGCAGTTGGAAGAAGCAAGAAACCGGCATAAAATGCTATTGGATAAAGAACAATATTATTATAACCAAATTCAATGGTTACAGGAGCGTTTCCCTAATGGAATATATGAAGATGTAACTGGGCTTTGTAAAGCGGCTACGTTAGCTGAGATAGAAGAACAGGACTGGAGCTTAAACACTGGTCGCTATGTAGGTATAATAATAGAAGAGGATGGATTGACAGAGGAAGAATTTAAGTCTGAAATGAAATCACGTTTAAGATGTCTTAATGATTTAAATTCAACATCACATAAATTAGAAAGTGCAATCAATAACGATTTAAATGATTTAATGACATGA
- a CDS encoding helix-turn-helix domain-containing protein, producing the protein MSFGTKIRELREAKKLLQRELAAKLDIDTPMFSKIERGERQAKREQVLLLAELLGSSQEDFLSVWLADKLYEVLKDEPTAEIALDLTKYELSKRNK; encoded by the coding sequence ATGAGTTTTGGAACTAAAATCAGGGAGCTAAGAGAGGCGAAAAAATTGTTGCAAAGAGAATTAGCAGCAAAACTGGATATAGATACACCCATGTTCAGTAAGATCGAACGAGGAGAAAGACAAGCCAAGAGAGAACAGGTACTGTTATTAGCTGAATTATTGGGATCCTCTCAGGAAGATTTTTTGTCTGTTTGGCTAGCAGATAAGTTGTATGAAGTTCTGAAAGATGAGCCTACAGCAGAAATTGCATTAGACCTTACCAAATATGAATTAAGTAAAAGAAACAAATAA
- a CDS encoding recombinase family protein encodes MKAAYLYVRVSTDEQKKRGYSLPEQEDRLIKYCRYNNIEIKGIFREDFSAKNFNRPEWKKLVLTIKNRSKEDKNILFIKWDRFSRNIEYAYEMIGMLRRYRTTAMAIDQPIDFSVPESTVILAVYLSVPEAENSRRALNTANGIRRAKQMGRYPSKAPIGFINLTTLDGKKIIVQKQPEASIIKWVFDQLAKNLNKIEVVRKTAHDKGLKCSKSHFFRLVRNPAYCGLIQVRLNADEQYLVKGIHDPLISKALFYEVQHITLRLHRGLSKILSTKRHIKND; translated from the coding sequence ATGAAAGCAGCTTATCTATATGTCCGTGTCAGTACGGACGAACAAAAAAAGAGGGGATACTCTTTGCCTGAACAGGAAGATCGGCTAATAAAATACTGTCGGTATAACAACATAGAGATTAAAGGAATTTTTCGTGAAGACTTTTCCGCCAAAAATTTCAATCGTCCCGAATGGAAAAAACTGGTTTTGACAATTAAAAACCGATCAAAAGAAGACAAGAATATACTTTTCATTAAATGGGATCGATTCAGCCGGAATATTGAATACGCTTACGAGATGATCGGAATGTTACGAAGATATAGAACTACGGCAATGGCTATTGATCAGCCAATAGACTTTTCAGTACCGGAAAGTACCGTAATCCTTGCAGTTTACCTATCGGTGCCAGAAGCCGAAAACAGCAGAAGAGCCTTGAACACAGCAAACGGAATTCGCAGGGCAAAACAGATGGGCAGGTATCCTAGCAAGGCACCTATAGGCTTCATTAATTTAACGACATTGGATGGAAAAAAAATCATCGTGCAAAAGCAACCTGAGGCAAGTATCATCAAATGGGTCTTCGATCAGCTTGCTAAGAACCTCAATAAGATAGAGGTGGTCCGAAAGACGGCCCATGATAAAGGACTGAAATGTTCAAAGTCACATTTTTTTAGACTTGTTCGTAATCCTGCCTATTGCGGGCTTATTCAAGTGCGTCTCAACGCTGATGAACAATATTTGGTTAAAGGCATTCATGATCCACTAATCAGCAAAGCATTGTTTTATGAAGTTCAGCATATTACCTTACGATTACATAGGGGGTTATCAAAAATATTATCAACCAAACGACATATAAAAAATGACTAG
- a CDS encoding polysaccharide lyase family 7 protein, protein MKLKTLSPFLLLLFLAFSSQLAFSQSTKAPGEVLNLKGWKLTLPVNTEHNGNPDEIKQPELNTYADENYFFLNKKKDAVTFKAMTGGETTSGSNFPRSELREMQEDSKTPAAWSSAEGTHTLFIDQRVTHLPDVRKHIVVGQIHDAERYVIFFRLEGTKLLVSANGGERTVLDANYVLGTRFTVKFVVSGNKTQCYYNDELKYTLDENYSNAYFKAGAYVQSSCKGKKKVEGESCYAYGEVEIFNLWVKHEK, encoded by the coding sequence ATGAAATTAAAAACACTATCCCCTTTCCTTTTGCTGCTCTTTCTTGCCTTTTCTAGTCAGCTGGCATTTTCGCAGTCTACTAAAGCACCTGGCGAAGTCTTAAACCTGAAAGGCTGGAAGCTCACTTTACCGGTGAACACCGAGCACAATGGAAACCCGGACGAGATCAAACAACCGGAATTAAACACTTATGCGGATGAGAACTATTTTTTCCTCAATAAAAAAAAGGATGCGGTCACTTTTAAAGCGATGACAGGCGGCGAAACGACCAGTGGCTCTAATTTCCCGCGTTCGGAGCTTAGAGAGATGCAGGAGGACAGCAAAACGCCTGCAGCATGGTCATCTGCTGAAGGCACCCATACCCTATTCATTGATCAGCGGGTTACGCATTTGCCCGATGTTCGGAAACACATTGTGGTGGGCCAGATCCATGATGCGGAGCGGTATGTGATCTTTTTTAGGCTGGAAGGCACAAAGCTGTTGGTATCTGCCAATGGTGGCGAAAGAACGGTGTTGGATGCCAACTATGTTTTGGGTACCCGGTTTACCGTTAAATTTGTGGTTTCGGGCAATAAAACGCAATGTTATTACAACGATGAATTAAAATATACGCTCGATGAAAATTATTCTAATGCCTATTTTAAAGCGGGTGCTTATGTACAATCTTCCTGCAAAGGAAAGAAAAAGGTTGAGGGTGAGTCCTGTTACGCTTATGGCGAAGTGGAGATTTTTAACCTGTGGGTGAAGCATGAAAAATAG